Genomic window (Verrucomicrobiia bacterium):
TCGTTGATCTCGGTGTTCGCGCCGCCCATGATGCCCGCGAGCGCGATCCCTTTCTGCTCGTCGGCGATGAGCAGCATGGCCTCGGTCAGCGTGTGTTCCTGATCGTCGAGCGTTTGGAACTTTTCATTCGCGTTCGCCCGACGCACGACAATGGTTGGCTGGCCGTCGCTATTTTTGGCCACCAAATGGTAATCGAAAGCGTGCAGCGGTTGGCCGGTTTCCAGCATGACGTAATTCGTCACGTCCACCACGTTGCTGATGCTGCGCAGGCCGATGCGTTCCAACGCATTTTTCAGCCAGTCCGGGCTGGGGCCGATTTTCACGCCTTTAATGACCCGCGCCGTGTAACGCGGACAAGCATCCGGGCTTTCGACCCGCACGCGTACCAGGGACGCGACCGTCGGTGCCGTCGCGCCTGGTACCGCATCGGGAAGCTGTACCGTTGGTAGTTTTAATTGGGTTCCGACAACGGCGGCGATTTCCCGCGCGATGCCGATGACGCTATTGAGATCAGGCCGATTGGGCGTGACTTCCAAATCGAACACCACATCGCCGCCACTGCGTCCGAGATATTCATCAAACGATTGGCCAACCACGGCATCCGCGCGCAAGATCAACAAGCCTTCGGCGTCGTCGGTCAAACCGAGTTCCTGTGGCGAACACATCATGCCTTGGGATTCCACGCCGCGAATTTTGCCGACTTTGATGTGGTGCGGTGTCTTTTCGCCGGGTTTCAAGGGCAGGGCGGCTCCGGGCAGAATGAGCGGAACTTTATCGCCGGCCTTGAAATTTTGCGCGCCGCAAACGATCTGGCGCTCCCCCGTGCCGTCATTGACGCGACAGAGGGAGAGTTTATCCGCGTTGGGATGTTTCTCTCGCGTGATGACTTGAGCGACCACCACGCCGTCGAAAGAGCCGGAGAGTTTTTGAACTCCTTCCACCTCTAATCCAAGCATCGTAAGCTGTTCGACGGCTGCTTCGACGGTCCAGTTGAAATCAACGTATTGCTTGAGCCAATTAAGCGTAACTTTCATCGTGCGCGAAAAATGTCCCGAAACAAACACTCTGTCGTTTCGAGACCGGGCAGAGTAGCAGTCACCAACGGTCAGAGCCAATCAATTCAATCTGAACCGCCCGTCAACCGATCTGGACGGGCTGTAGGCAAGGTAAATTGTCCGTCGTGCCGGTAGTGCGCGATCGGAGTCCGCACGTCCGCGTTCTTCGGGAATCAGTCGGGACGAAGCTGATGCGGTTATTTGAACGCCGTGGTGACCGGCCGACCCCAGAAAGATTCAGGCAGCGGAACTTTCATCAACCAGAGGGCGGTGGCAGCCGAGTCGTAGGTGGATACCGCAGCGGTGATGGTGAAATCTTTTTTGACCCCTTTGCCCCAAACCACCCACGGAATCGTCACATCTTCCGGTGCGGTGCTGCCGTGCGAGCCGACCGTTTTGCCCTCCTTATTTTGGGCATCGTGACTGCCGTGGTCCGCAGTTAAGATAAATACACTCTGATCCAAAACGCCCGCGGCCTTCACCGCGTCACGAATCATTCCCAGCGCCGCATCGCAGTCTTTCAAAGCCTTGATCTTCTCCGGTGAGTAAGCGCCGGTCGCGTGACCAACGGAGTCTGGATCCCGGAAATGAATGAAGCACACATTAGGCATGACCTGATCAAAATTGGCGACGAACGCCTGGGCGACGGCGTAAGCATCATCGGTTGGTTGCGGCCAGACGAATTTATCCACCGAGCCGGGCAGGTCCAAATGTTTGAATTTTTCCTTGCCGACAAACATGGCGGTTTTCAGTCCTCGCGCCTTGGCTAGGCTGAAAATCGTTGGTACCGTGACCAGTCCGTTTTTGGGGTCATAACCATTCCAAGTAACCTGATGTTTTTGAATGCCCACGCCGGTCAGCATCGAAGTATGCGAGGGCAGGGTGATGCTTGGCACGATGGTGTAAGCTTCCCAAGTGTGAGCGCCCTCAGTGACCATTTGATGGATCGTCGGCAGATCGGTTCGCTTTAGCAGGGCGGGATTGCCTTGGTCAAAGCTGACGATAAAAACATGTTTAACAGCGGGCGGTTTTGCGGCGAAAGCGGATTCAACTCCGGCGGTGAAAACAAAAACGACCAACAAACGGATCAGATAATTTCCTAAGAACATTGCGGTTATTGACGGTTGATTGCGGCGATTATTCACTTTGGAACTCTTCAATCTTCGTAAACTTTACAAATGAGTGCCTCCACTCCGTGAAGACTTCCTACTTGAAATACCTTACGTTCGCGTCGCGAGTCAAAGTCAATCGCCACTGAATCCACCCGTGGATTCGCCTCATTTTCTCTTCGTTAGTTTCGTTGGTGGCCGACGAGTATTCATGATGAATCGCAAATTACGCCGTTTCCGATTGGTTTTCTGAGCGAGCTTTTGTTTAACTGGCGTCATGCGAGTTCGGCAGGCGCGATTGCAGCGACACACGAAAGAAACCCGAATTAAAGTTCAGCTCAAGTTGGACGGTTCGGGCAAGGCTTCCATCCAGACAGGAATCCCATTCTTTGATCACATGCTGACGCTCTTTGCGAAACATGCAGTGGTTGATCTTAAACTGCGCTGTCAGGGCGACTTGGAAGTAGATGCGCATCACACCGTCGAAGATTGCGGCATCGCTTTGGGACAGGCGATTTTACAGGCTTTGGGGGATAAAAAAGGGATTCGTCGCTATGGAGCGGATTTTCATCCCAAGAACCCTTTCACTGGAGAAGCTTATGTGCCGATGGATGAATGTCTGGCCCGTTGCGTCATTGATTTTAGTGGCCGACCGCATTTGGTTTGGCGTGGATTGGAGGGACGCGCCTACAAACGGCTTACTCGGACGGAACGTCAACAAGACATGTCCAGCGCGTTTCGTTTCGGTTTGGCCAGGGAATTTTTTCAAGGTTTCACCAATGAAGCGCGGTGTAATCTGCATTTGGAATTGCTTTACGGCGAAGAACCGCATCACATCGTCGAAGCGCTTTTCAAAGCGTTTGCCAAGGCGGTAGATGCTGCCTGCCAGCGAGATCCGCGCATTGACGGCCAAATTCCCAGTACGAAAGGCCAGCTTTGAAGTTACTGAATAAACCCACAATCAATCCGTCGAATTGATGGCTGATTTAGATCATTTCGCTACTTCAGACGAGGCTTTGGTTCGTTCCGCGCGGAACGGCGACATGGTCGCATTTGAAGAGTTGGTGGCGCGGCATCGGGATAAGATTTATGCGCGAGCCTACACAATGATGCGGAATGAGGATGAGGCGATTGATCTTTCTCAAGAGGCGTGGGTGAAGGGTTGGCAGCGGTTGGTTCAGTTTCAGGGCGAATCCAGCTTCACCACTTGGATGACGCGAATTGTCATCAATCTGTGCCTGGACCAGCTCCGAAAACGGAAACGTCAACGAACGGAATCCATCGAGGCGATGGATGAAGAATCCGGAGGAGTGGAGCGGCAGATGCCGATCGTCACGGTCAATCCGACGGCAGGATTGGAGCGCGAGGATTTGCGGATCCGGATAGATGAGGCGCTGGGCAAGCTGACGGAAGCGCACCGGACGGTGCTCGTTTTACACGAATTCGAGCAGATGGAGTACAAAAACATCGCCAAGGCGATGAATTGCTCGATTGGAACGGTAATGTCGCGTTTGTTTTACGCGCGTCGAAAAATGGCAGCATTATTGCAGGACTTAAAGCAGGTTGATTAGAAGTGATGAAAAAAGAGTTACAGTTGAAGTTGCAGGCTTACTTGGATGGCGAATTGCCAGTGAGTGAAAGCCAGGGCCTTCGCGATCTGCTGGCGAAAGACCGGCAAGCGCGCGAACTTCTCACTGAACTTTCGCAAACCCGGGATTTGATTGTCGCGCACGAATCAGCGATCAAACTACCCGAGACGCGGGAATTTTACTGGGCCAAGATTGAGCGGGCAATCGCGCCTGAGCCGAAGCTGCAGAGACGTCGCGCCGCCGGTTCATCCATTCTGGCTTGGTGGCGACGATTATTGGTGTCCGCCGGGGCCGCAGCCGCCGTGGCCATCGCGGTCTTGTTAAGTTGGTCGCACGCCACAGGAGATACGGATGCCATTACGATTTCAGATGGATCGGCTTCGTTCACGTATCACAATTACGCCACCGCCACGACACTGGTGTGGTTTGACTACGGCTCCGGAAACGACTTTCCCAACGACGGTGGAAACACTACCTTGACTCCCTAGATGAACTTGGCATCCGTTTTCAGCAAGGTTTGGCTCTGGGTGAGTTTAATCTCCGGAATCGCATTTGGTTTTGGAAATACCGTGGCTGCGGCGGCAGATGCGAAATTCGAGGTGCAACTGGTTTGGGCCACCAACGACGAAAAACCGCCCAACGATGAATATCATCCCGCCGACGCGGCAACGCGAACGCGCCTGGAGAGCCTGGGGTTGAAATGGAAGAATTTCTTCGTTGTAAAGAAAAGCGAGTTCGAGACGAAGGGCGGTGAATCTGGTCGCATCACGGTCAGTGAAAAATCCTCAATTTCGGTAAAATTGCTTACGGCCAAAAAAGCGGAGATCACTTTCTACGGCCAGCAAGGCGAGGAGTGCAGCCGCCGGGTTCAACCCTTCAAAGCGGGCGAGGTTTTGGTTCACGGAGGTAATGTGCCGGAAAACGCCACCGCCTGGTTGATTACCTTGAAGCGGCTCAATTAAATCGTTGGTTTGCCCATCAGCAAAAAATCCATTTGTGAATTCGGGCAGACCTCGTAAGCTCCATGCCAGATTTTATGAGCCAGGTACCGTCCGATCTTAAATACGCCAAATCACACGAATGGATCCGCGTCGCCGGAGCGATAGCCACCGTAGGTATTAGCGACCACGCACAGCATGAGTTGACGGATGTGGTGTTTGTTGAGTTCCCGGCCGTGGGGCGGAAAGTCAAAGCTGGCGAGGCGTGCGCGGTCGTGGAATCAGTCAAAACGGCGAGCGATATTTATTCGCCGGTGAGTGGCGAGATTCTCGAAGTGAATCAGGCGGCGGTAGAGGATCC
Coding sequences:
- a CDS encoding ectonucleotide pyrophosphatase/phosphodiesterase, producing the protein MFLGNYLIRLLVVFVFTAGVESAFAAKPPAVKHVFIVSFDQGNPALLKRTDLPTIHQMVTEGAHTWEAYTIVPSITLPSHTSMLTGVGIQKHQVTWNGYDPKNGLVTVPTIFSLAKARGLKTAMFVGKEKFKHLDLPGSVDKFVWPQPTDDAYAVAQAFVANFDQVMPNVCFIHFRDPDSVGHATGAYSPEKIKALKDCDAALGMIRDAVKAAGVLDQSVFILTADHGSHDAQNKEGKTVGSHGSTAPEDVTIPWVVWGKGVKKDFTITAAVSTYDSAATALWLMKVPLPESFWGRPVTTAFK
- the hisB gene encoding imidazoleglycerol-phosphate dehydratase HisB, whose amino-acid sequence is MRVRQARLQRHTKETRIKVQLKLDGSGKASIQTGIPFFDHMLTLFAKHAVVDLKLRCQGDLEVDAHHTVEDCGIALGQAILQALGDKKGIRRYGADFHPKNPFTGEAYVPMDECLARCVIDFSGRPHLVWRGLEGRAYKRLTRTERQQDMSSAFRFGLAREFFQGFTNEARCNLHLELLYGEEPHHIVEALFKAFAKAVDAACQRDPRIDGQIPSTKGQL
- a CDS encoding sigma-70 family RNA polymerase sigma factor: MADLDHFATSDEALVRSARNGDMVAFEELVARHRDKIYARAYTMMRNEDEAIDLSQEAWVKGWQRLVQFQGESSFTTWMTRIVINLCLDQLRKRKRQRTESIEAMDEESGGVERQMPIVTVNPTAGLEREDLRIRIDEALGKLTEAHRTVLVLHEFEQMEYKNIAKAMNCSIGTVMSRLFYARRKMAALLQDLKQVD
- the gcvH gene encoding glycine cleavage system protein GcvH, with the translated sequence MSQVPSDLKYAKSHEWIRVAGAIATVGISDHAQHELTDVVFVEFPAVGRKVKAGEACAVVESVKTASDIYSPVSGEILEVNQAAVEDPALVNREPYAGGWFYRIKLEAPEELNDLLSADQYQAQING